The Apium graveolens cultivar Ventura chromosome 10, ASM990537v1, whole genome shotgun sequence nucleotide sequence AAGATATATGCAATGATCCATATTGGTGCTCGCACACTGATGCACAAACCCATCAACCTCTTCTTACTAAAAATGATCTCTAAGTTCTATGCATAGGGATTGTAAAGCCCTGTGAGCACAAAGATAACTCCATACAGGGTTCGGCCCAAATGGAGAGAGCTTGTAGAGGAAAAAAAGCATCTTCATAATATTACCAGTACATGTGAAAGATTTACCCTCATAATATGAACAAAGTCTAACTGAAGGATAAACAGAGTTACACCTTCGCATCAAATCATTTAAAATCAAAGACCACTTATAAGAAATTACAACAGGATAAGAAAAATTAATTCTGAGCTGCTATATATggtaaattcaaattaaatatgCAGCTCTTACCGAATAAGTTCGATAATGTAATATCCATAAATTGCAGAAGCTCTACTAAGCGGAATTACTCCATCCATTTAGTAATCAATTTAGCTACTGCAAGGCTTGATGATCCATCCTCATCAGTTATTGCAGCCTTGGCAGCATCTCTTAATTTCCCAACTCGGTGCCTCATCCTTTCCCCATTATCCGAGTCTATCAACTCCCTAATAAATAACCTACTAGACTAAGGCCCGTAACAATTGGGCTTCATTATAAATAACTTATAATGGGGCATCTCTTAACTTATAAGTCAAACCACTGCACCAACCCTGTGTTGGTAGTCTCACAATACAGTGGTTACTACCTCTCATAGTTTTTGCAATATAATATACACAATTTCTCTAAATACAGACCAAATTATTATTGGTGCTTCTTTGAAAAATAATACGTTTTCACTGTAGAATATAAGAACAGAtttaatgtatatatatttataagcACGTGTAATAAACACACAATAAACACTTATTTTAGAAGAACTAGGAAGACATTTTGTTATTAAGTCTAAGAGAAACATAAAACTTACAGGTCTAATACATATACTAATAAAGATAATGGCTACAAATAAGCAACCTTCTCCTGAAAAAACTAAAACACTCCCATCACCCCATGACTCTCCTAAAATAGCTCAACTAAAACAAATGACCAAGTCTGAACTACATGATTAACTAGTTGACTAAATATTAGcctaaataattaaaacatggaGTAAACATATAATTTAGATTAAAATCCCAACAATCACCCCCTTAATCTAAATTTTCCTCAACAAATACTAGCAGCCCGTATGGCTTTTAACCTAGCCCGTGTGGCTTTCAACTTTTCTGCCCGTTTGGCACTTCAACATAGCCCGTCTGGCCTTTTCTTTGCCCTTCTGGCATGTCTTGTTTACCCGTCTGGCATTTCTTATTTACCCGTCTGGCATTTCTTATTTACCCGTCTGGCATTTCTTATTTGCCCGTCTGGCATGCTACTTCTGTCTATAACAAAGCTGGTTCATCATCATCCACATGTGCGAGGTTCACTTCTTGTTTACGTTCCTTGTCTTTGTTTATAAAATTCTGCAGCGTAGTGGCCAAAGATGTTACAGTTGTAGCATTTTATTTTGCTCTTGTCACGTCCACCATTTCTATTATATGATCCTCCACGGGATCTTGCCTTCCATTCTTCCTGAGTTAACAACAGCTGATTTCCATTGTCTTCAACATGTCCACGAATCCTCTCTTCATGAGCTCTTAGCCTCCCGATTAACTCCTCAACAGACATGTCGTCCAAGTCACCAAATTGTTCAACAGTTGAAGCAATCTGCGGAAATTTTGGTGAGACTGCTCGTAGTAATTTTTTCACAACACATGACTCTTCCACTTTATCTCCCAAAGCTCGAATATTACTCACAATATTATTCAATTTCATGGAGAAATCATCGATATTTTCTGTCTCTTTCATGTTGAGAGCTTCAAACTCGGACCTAAGAGTCTGCACTTTTGCTTTTTAAACACGATCAGCTCCGACACACATTATTTTGATAGCATCCCAAGCCTCTTTGGTTGTCTCTTTCTCCGCCACGGACAACAATATGTTTTCTGGAATTCCCTGATAAATGGCCGCCAATGCCACATTATCCTGCCTTGGATCCATTACACCCTTTGGGTCGCTATTCTCAATAGCTTCCCAGACGCCTTGTGCCCGCATGAATACCTTCATTTTTAACGACCACGCCGTGTAATTGTTTTTGGCCAACATAGGATAACTGAGTCCGACAACACCTTCCTTTATCTTTGGCACGCCCATGCTTGTTTTCCTCGCCATGTACTTGGGCATAAACTACCTAGCTCGGATACCAAGTGTAGAATATAAGAACAGAtttaatgtatatatatttataagcACGTGTAATAAACACACAATAAACACTTATTTTGGAAGAACTAGGAAGACATTTTGTTATTAAGTCTCAGAGAAACATAAAACAACTTACAGATCTAATATATAGACTAATAAAGATAATGGCTACAAATAAGTAACCTTCTCCTGAAAAAACTAAAACACTCCCATCACCCCATGACTCTCCTAAAATAGCTCAACTAAAACAAATGACCAAGTCTGAACTACATGACTAACTACGTGACTAACTAGGTGACTAAATACTAGcctaaataattaaaacatggaGTAAACATATAATTTAGATTAAAATCCCAACATTCACACATCGGTCTTTCCTTATCAGGGACAAATCTTAGTTACAATTCCAACCTAATTACCGATCTTGCAATAACTATATATTAATGTCGGTCTGTCCTATCAGGACACATCTTATTTATTATCAATTTGTAGGGTTTATAAGCTTGTGCACAAGTTGCTATCAATTCTTTTTCTTAAATTCCAATGCATTTCATTTTGAAGACATTTTCTCCTATATTGTTAGACCAAATTCACGAAATTACAATTATGCATGCATGTTAGAGATCATGAATGTACAAGGTTGAAATCGGTACAAAGTTTCAAACAAGAACAATTGCGGACAAGAAAGAAATGGTTAAGTCCAGTTTCAACATGCAAACTTTGATTGAAAATGTAGAGAGGCTGTTAGCTTGAGATTTCCTTCGTCTATTTGTCACTGTAGTACTTTAACTATCTGTTGAAATTATCATGAATGGATATTACTGCATGAATTTGTGTTGTTTTAATGGGAACTGTTTTTTCACCCTGCTTTATTATCACTGTCAAACAAATATCCAAATATAAGGATAAAAAACATTGAAAAATGGGATTGCTTATTCAGATACCCAATTGTCCGGATTTTAGTCCTCACCTCTACTAATAGTTCTAGGAACAGTTTGTTTTGGGTTTTTTATTACATAGTATATCTGGTTGATAGTCACTAGTTAGTATTGATAAATGCTGTTCTTTTTTGGATCAGGGAGCAATTAATTCGGAAAGGCATAATTTATTGTCACTGTAAAAGGATACCGTAAAGATGTTACACAAGTTTCCAAGGCCCAAGAGGTATTGCCTGCAAGGGAATTGATTCAGTATTGAGAATCACCATAGTACAGGTACATTTGAAATTTAGCATCCATTCAATTTAAGTCTTTCGAACTAGTTTCTTATAAAGAAGAAAGGTAGCATAGCCTAAGAAACATAACTCCAGAAATGACTATCCAACTTAATACCACTAAAATTAAGCAATTATAGCTGTTTAATACTTTAATTATTTGAAATCAGCTGGTTTCTGTCAACGTGCATAAACGTTTTCATCATTCAATTAAGTTGAGATATCAAGGAAAAGTACTTGACTAAAATTGTTTAACAACTTTTTATCAATTGGGTATTAGGGATGAAAGTAGGTTCTAGTTGAGTGCATTCAATTGTTATGCGTGCATTGTTGTTTTTTCTAGTTGAGTGCGCATACAAGTGTGATAAACATTAAGACAACTGCTGCAGTTCTTTTCTAATAGATATCTTAATAATTTGAAAAATGTCTTTTCATATTTTGGCTAGGAACTAGGAAAACAGAAATTTTGGCACTGATCTCACCCAATTAGTCACACATGTTTTCACCGAGAAAACCAAAACTATTATCCGAACTTCAGATATGTTCAAAACATTCAATACATCGATCATCTTATTATTAAATTGAAACAAATGTAATCAGCAGTACATTTCTTTAAAATTCTGCAGCTGTACTGGTCTGAATTACTCCTTCCACTTGGTAATCAGCTTGGCTAACGTAATACGTGATGATCCATCTTCATCACCCATTGCAGCCTTAGCAGCATCTCTCAATTCCACAACTCTGTTCCTCACTCTCTTCCCATTATCGGAGTCCATTAACTCTCTAACACGTTTCTCCAACTCGTTGCTGCTCACAAACCTTTCGCCACCAGACTCCACCACTCCCAACCCCACCTTTAGTTCTTCCACCATAATCACCCTATTGGTTCTTTGCTCTGCATACAACGGCCAGCCAATCATTGGTACCCCAGCACACACCCCTTCCAAAATCGAGTTCCATCCACAATGAGTCACAAACCCACCTACTGAGTTATGATTGAGCACGGCAACCTGTGGGACCCAGGACTTCACAACAAGTCCCCTCCCTTTTGTTCTCTCCAAGAAACCTTGTGGCAGCATTGTAATTGGATCAATGTCCTGTTTCGAAGGGAGATTCTTAACCACCCACAAAAATCTGTGCTTGCTATTTTCTAGTCCAACAGCAATCTCTTTTAGCTGCTCTTCTCCGAAAACCCCCAAGCTTCCGAAGCATAAATAAATCACACTTTTACTAGGTTGAGAATTGAGCCATACCAAGCACTCATGCTCCTCACTAGCAACCTGTTCTCCAGTAATTAAAGGTCCGATACAGTAGATAGGTGGCGTCGGGCCATCTGGAATGCAGAGCCCATCAGAAAGTGCAGTTATAGCTCTCGGCTCCAGACTGTGGAATGTATTGATAATAATTCCATCAGCTTTAGCCATTTGGACTGCTGTGCGCATAAAGAATTTGTACTCCATAGTACTTCTGTCAAGCACAGTTATCGCATTATCTGTTGAAAAGATGGGAGGCACACCCGGATAGTGGACAAAATCATTATAATCTTTCAAATTCACGGTAACCTTTTGGTGTAAAGTAGGGAAATAAAGC carries:
- the LOC141692455 gene encoding UDP-glycosyltransferase 88B1-like, producing the protein MELNSSSCIVLYPSPGIGHLVSMVELGKLILCHHPESFSKIIILITNAPHLDTRATAPYMSSVSATTPSITFHHLPTPPLPPNYAPSVIGLDFELIGLNNPNVRQALETISSTQFKINAFIIDFFCDAAFKVSSALGIPTYYFFTTAASNLSALLYFPTLHQKVTVNLKDYNDFVHYPGVPPIFSTDNAITVLDRSTMEYKFFMRTAVQMAKADGIIINTFHSLEPRAITALSDGLCIPDGPTPPIYCIGPLITGEQVASEEHECLVWLNSQPSKSVIYLCFGSLGVFGEEQLKEIAVGLENSKHRFLWVVKNLPSKQDIDPITMLPQGFLERTKGRGLVVKSWVPQVAVLNHNSVGGFVTHCGWNSILEGVCAGVPMIGWPLYAEQRTNRVIMVEELKVGLGVVESGGERFVSSNELEKRVRELMDSDNGKRVRNRVVELRDAAKAAMGDEDGSSRITLAKLITKWKE